A section of the Flavobacteriales bacterium genome encodes:
- a CDS encoding MBL fold metallo-hydrolase: protein MNIEQIYTGCLAQGAYYIESDGEAAIIDPLRETSPYIERAAARNAKIKYVLETHFHADFVSGHLDLSKKTGAPIVYGPNAKPAFEAHIATDGEELKLGKVTIKVLHTPGHTMESTCYLLIDEHGKPHSLYTGDTLFIGDVGRPDLAQKAGTLTQEDLAGFLYDSLHNKIMPLPDDVIVYPAHGAGSACGKNMSKETFDTLGNQKRTNYALKAATKEQFIKEVTDGLLPPPAYFPQNVAMNKGVIPSVDTVKEKGLRALTPDQFELVAETEGALVLDTRNAEDFKDGFVPRSINIGIKGDFAPWVGSMVPDVKHPLLLVTDAGMEDEVVTRLARVGYDNVMGYLKGGIAAWKADGREVDTIERIDATEFARRFHAGKLRVVDVRKDGEYAAEHVDGSWHASLQFINQNLSAFSKDETNYVHCAGGYRSMIAASLLKARGYHNLVEIRGGFNAIKGTDVKVTDHVCPSTLKK from the coding sequence ATGAACATCGAACAGATCTACACCGGCTGCCTGGCGCAGGGCGCCTATTACATCGAGAGCGATGGCGAAGCGGCGATCATCGATCCGCTGCGCGAAACGAGCCCCTACATCGAGCGGGCCGCGGCGCGCAACGCCAAGATCAAATACGTGCTGGAGACCCACTTCCACGCGGACTTCGTGAGCGGCCACCTCGACCTGTCGAAGAAGACCGGGGCGCCCATCGTGTACGGACCGAACGCCAAGCCGGCCTTCGAGGCGCACATCGCCACGGACGGCGAAGAGCTCAAGCTCGGCAAGGTGACCATCAAGGTGCTCCACACCCCGGGCCACACCATGGAGAGCACCTGCTACCTGCTGATCGACGAGCACGGCAAGCCCCACAGCCTCTACACCGGCGATACCCTGTTCATAGGCGATGTGGGCCGTCCCGATCTGGCGCAAAAGGCCGGCACCCTCACCCAGGAGGACCTGGCCGGTTTCCTGTACGACAGCCTGCACAACAAGATCATGCCACTGCCCGATGACGTGATCGTGTACCCCGCGCACGGGGCCGGCAGCGCCTGCGGCAAGAACATGAGCAAGGAGACCTTCGACACGCTCGGCAACCAGAAGCGCACCAACTACGCGCTGAAGGCCGCCACCAAGGAGCAGTTCATCAAGGAGGTGACGGACGGCCTGCTGCCGCCCCCCGCCTACTTCCCCCAGAACGTGGCCATGAACAAGGGCGTGATCCCGAGCGTGGACACCGTGAAGGAGAAAGGCCTCCGCGCGCTGACCCCCGACCAGTTCGAGCTGGTGGCCGAGACCGAAGGCGCGCTGGTGCTCGACACGCGGAACGCCGAGGACTTCAAGGACGGCTTCGTGCCGCGCAGCATCAACATCGGCATCAAGGGCGACTTCGCCCCCTGGGTGGGCAGCATGGTCCCCGATGTGAAGCACCCGCTGCTGCTGGTGACCGATGCCGGCATGGAGGATGAAGTGGTGACCCGCCTCGCCCGCGTGGGCTACGACAACGTGATGGGCTACCTGAAGGGCGGCATCGCCGCGTGGAAGGCGGACGGCCGGGAGGTGGACACCATCGAGCGCATCGATGCGACGGAGTTCGCCAGGCGCTTCCACGCCGGCAAGCTGCGCGTGGTGGACGTGCGCAAGGACGGTGAGTATGCCGCCGAGCACGTGGACGGTTCCTGGCATGCCTCCCTGCAGTTCATCAACCAGAACCTGTCCGCCTTCAGCAAGGACGAGACCAACTACGTGCATTGCGCCGGTGGCTACCGCAGCATGATCGCCGCCAGCCTGCTGAAGGCACGCGGCTACCACAACCTGGTGGAGATCCGCGGTGGATTCAACGCCATCAAGGGCACCGATGTGAAGGTGACGGACCACGTGTGCCCCAGTACCCTGAAGAAGTGA
- a CDS encoding YeeE/YedE family protein — MLELIKQPWPWYVAGALIGLTVPYLLLVGNKTFGISSSLRHLCAACLPTNINFFKYDWKKEVWNLFFVGGIALGAFIGATLLANPDPVQLAEPTAAYLAEKGITDTTALMPPEIFSWSNLFTLRGLIFFVIGGFMVGFGTRYAGGCTSGHAIMGLSSLQWPSLVATIMFMVGGIVMTWLILPYLLTL, encoded by the coding sequence ATGCTCGAGCTCATCAAACAACCCTGGCCCTGGTACGTGGCCGGCGCCCTCATCGGCCTAACGGTACCCTACCTGCTGCTCGTGGGCAACAAGACCTTCGGCATCAGCAGTTCGCTGCGGCACCTGTGCGCGGCCTGCCTGCCGACGAACATCAACTTCTTCAAGTACGACTGGAAGAAGGAGGTCTGGAACCTCTTCTTCGTCGGCGGCATCGCGCTGGGTGCGTTCATCGGGGCCACGCTGCTGGCCAACCCCGATCCGGTGCAGCTGGCAGAGCCCACGGCCGCCTACCTCGCGGAGAAGGGCATCACGGACACCACGGCCTTGATGCCCCCGGAGATCTTTTCCTGGTCGAACCTGTTCACGCTGCGCGGCCTGATCTTCTTCGTGATCGGTGGCTTCATGGTGGGCTTCGGTACGCGCTATGCCGGTGGCTGCACCAGCGGGCACGCCATCATGGGGCTCAGCAGCCTGCAATGGCCCAGCCTGGTGGCCACCATCATGTTCATGGTCGGCGGCATCGTCATGACCTGGCTCATCCTCCCCTACCTGCTCACCCTCTGA